The sequence TTATCCCCTTGACATAAAACGCGCTAAAAGGCTATCATCTCATATACTATATTATGGAAGAACTGACACTTAAAATATTCAGGGAAAGCATTAAGGCAAAAGAAAAATTCCTTATCAAGGCGAACGTTGCGCGACTGGTAAAGTGCGCCGAGCTCATTGCCGCGGCATTCACCTCCGGAGGTAAGCTCATCGTCGCGGGAAACGGCGGAAGCGCAGCGGATGCACAGCACATAGCAGCCGAGTTCGTGAACCGCTTCCTGATAGAAAGGCCGCCTCTGCCTGCGCTGGCATTAACGACAGACTCGTCGATACTTACGTCAATTGGCAATGACTACGACTTCTCGCTTGTATTTGCCAAACAGGTCAAGGCCCTTGGCAAAGAAGGCGACGTCTGCTTGCCATATCAACAAGCGGCAATTCCCAAAACGTCATAAAGGCCATGGACGAGGCAAAAAAGATAGGCATAACGACCATCGCGCTGACAGGCAAGGACGGCGGCAAGATGGCCAAGAAAGCGGACATAGTATTAAACGTGCCGACTGACTCGACACCAAGGGTGCAGGAAACACACCTTGTTATACTGCACACGCTCTGCGAGCTCGTGGACACTATACTGTTCAACAAGAAAAACTGAGCCATGAAATTCAAGCCGCTGGACCTTAAAAAAATACGCACCTATTCGGTGAAAAAGAGACGCAGCAAAGTCTCTTTATCGAAAAAGGCGGCGATATATAAAGGAGGCTGTTCTTTTAAAGAGTTTCTCTGCACGCTGCCAGGAATACTCGCTGCAAGCGATTTAAAGGCAGTTGTCGCTGCAATGGCCAGGGCGCACAGGGATAAACGCACCATCGCCCTTGGCATGGGCGCGCACGTGATAAAGACCGGGCTTAGCCCGCTTATAATCGAGCTCATGGAGCGCGGCATAGTAAATGCCGTTGCAACAAATGGCGCGTGCATAATACACGACTTCGAGCTTGCGTACCTCGGCCAAACTTCGGAAGATGTGGACAAAGAACTACGAAGCGGCATGTTCGGCATGGCCAGGGAAACAGGCGAGCTTTTAAACAACGCCATAGGCAGGGGCGTAAAAAAAGGCTACGGCCTCGGTAAAGCGGTTGGCGAGTTCATTTTGAACTCGAAGTTCCCGAATAAGGATGTTAGCATATTCGCCGCTGCCGAACGGCTGAATGTGCCTATAACCGTGCACGTTGCGCTCGGCACAGACATCATACACGCGCACCCGAGCATGAACGGCAGCCTTACCGGAGAAGGCTCGATGCGCGACTTTAAGATATTTTCATCGGTCGTGCAGGCATTGTCAAAAGGAGTATTTCTAAATATCGGCTCTGCCGTGCTTATACCGGAGGTTTTTTTAAAGGCACTCACGCTTTCGAGAAACATCGGGGGCGGAGAAAAGGCAGTGAAGGATTTTACGACCGTTGACATGGACTTTGTCAGGCACTACAGGCCCATGATGAACGTTGTGAAACGCCCTACCGCCGGAAGCGGCAAGGGGTACGCTCTCATCGGGCATCATGAAATAATGTTGCCGCTTTTATTCGCGGCTCTCATCGAAGAACTGGCATAGACAAAAAGGTTTTCTAAAGATGGCTACGAAAAATAAAAAACTCTGGGCAGGACGCTTCAAGGCCGCGACCGATAAGATTGCGGAAGAGCTGAACGCGTCCATCGCCTTCGACAAGCGCCTCTTTCGTCAAGACATACGCGGCTCGATTGCGCACGCCATGACGCTAAAAAAGGCCCGCGTGCTTACGGCAAAGGAGGCCTCGCGCATAATCACGGGGCTAAAGGCCGTTGAGGCTGAAATCGCATCGGGTAAATTCAAACCTGGCGCGGAATACGAAGACATACACATGGCAGTTGAGGCGCGGCTTACGCAGAAAATAGGCCCGCTTGGCGGAAAGCTCCATACCGGGCGTTCGAGAAACGACCAGGTAGCACTCGATATACGCATGTATCTCAAGGACGAGATAGCAGAGATACAGAAACTTCTTACTTCGCTAAAGCAGGCGACATACGAGGTTGCGCTAAAGAACGCGGACACGGTCATGCCCGGGTACACGCACCTTCAAAGAGCGCAGCCCGTGCTTCTTGCTCACCACATGCTCGCGTACTATGAAATGTTTACCCGCGACTCGGAGCGTCTCCTGGACGTATTCAAACGCGCCGACTCGATGCCGCTTGGCTCCGGAGCGCTTGCCGGAAGCCCGTACAAGCTCGACCGCTTCTACACAGCGCGGCTTCTTAAGTTCTCGCGCGTAACGGAAAACAGCATGGACGCTGTCGGGGACCGCGACTTCATAATAGAGTTCCTTGCAGCCGCTTCTATTATAATGATGCACCTTTCGCGCCTCTCCGAGGAGCTTATCATCTGGGCCTCGAATGAGTTCAGCTTTATCGAGCTATCGGATGAGTACTCTACCGGCTCATCCATCATGCCGCAAAAGAAGAACCCGGACATGGCAGAGCTCGCGCGCGGAAAGACAGGGCGCGTATACGGCTCGCTTATCTCGGTGCTTACGACGATGAAGGCGCTTCCGCTTGCATATAATAAAGACATGCAGGAGGATAAAGAACCTCTATTCGACGCAATCGACACGCTAAAGGCCGTGCTCGCGGTCTTTACTCCTATGATAAAGAAGATGCGCGTAAACAAAGCGGCCATGCGTAAGGCTACTGCTGCGGGGTTTTTGACCGCAACTGACGCGGCAGACTATCTTGTCAAACGGGGGCTGCCCTTTAGAAACGCGCATGAGGTAGCAGGAAAGATAGTCGCGTACTGCATAGAAAAAGACAAAACTCTCGAAGACCTTACAATGGATGAGTGGAAAAAGTTTTCTCCCCTCTTCTCTGCGTCTATAAAAGACGCGGTAAAGGCCGAGAGCTCGCTTACTTCGCGCGTTATTTATGGCGGGACAGGCTACAATGCGGTTAAAAAACGCCTTACGGAAGTAAAAAAGAAGCTGAAGAAGGGCTGAGACCGCGGTTTATGAAAAAGGCCGTAAAGGGATTTTTATTTTCTTTTGTCTGCGCCGTGGCGACAGCGGCTTTTTTCCTAACCGCATCCGGGTGCGGCAAGAAGACCGCGCCAAAACCGCCAATTGAAAATAACGCTGCAGAAACACCGGCAACTACCACCAACGATAACGGAGGAAAATAACAGATGCACCACTTCGAATACAAAGGACAAAAACTTCATGCCGAAGGCGTTGCGCTAGATAAAATTGCAACAAAGACAGGCACGCCCGTGTTCGTCTACAGCCTTAAAACGCTAAGGCGCCACATAAACGCATTTTCCGAGGCCTTCAGCTCCGCGCCCCACATTATATGCTACTCGGTCAAGGCAAACTCCAATATCGCTATCCTCAAGACCTTTGCAAGAGAAGGAAGCGGCTTTGACATCGTATCCGCGGGAGAGCTCTACAGGGTCGTAAAGGCCGGAGGAGATTCGAAGAAGGTCGTGTTTTCGGGTGTAGGCAAAAAGGTTGATGAGATAGAATTCGCAATCAAGAAAAATATTCTCATGTTCAACGCCGAGAGCCCCGAAGAGCTCGCTGCCATAAACGCCGTTGCAAAGCGCCTTAAAAAAAAGGTTGCCGTGGCGATAAGGATAAATCCGGACGTGAACCCGAAAACGCACCCCTACATTTCAACCGGTCTAAAGAAAAACAAGTTCGGCATAGAGACCGAGGAGGCGATAAAGCAGTACGCCTACGCAAAGAGCAATTACAAGAACCTCGACATGGCGGGTGTTGACTGCCATATAGGCTCGCAGATAACGGAGCTTACGCCCTTTGGCGACGCGCTCGAAAAAGTAAAGGACGTCATCAACCGCCTTAGAAAGACGGGCACGAACATACGCTACCTGGACATGGGCGGCGGGCTCGGCATAACCTATAAGGATGAGGCAGCCCCTCACCCGTCGAACTACGGCACGGAAATACTTAAACGTACCGCAGGCCTTGGCGTTACTCTTATATTCGAGCCCGGAAGAAATATCGTCGGCAACGCCGGAGTGCTTGTAACGCGCGTCGTGTACACAAAACAGGGCTCCCTTAAGAAATTCGTCATCTCCGACGCCGCGATGAACGACCTGCCGCGCCCGAGCCTCTACGGCTCGTACCACGCGATAAAGCCCGTTGACTTAAGAAAGAGCGCTCCTGACGAGGTCGTAGACGTCGTAGGCCCAATCTGCGAGAGCGGCGACTTCTTTGCCCACGACAGAGAAATATCAAAGGTAACAAGTGGCGAGCTCCTTGCCCTTATGAGCGCCGGGGCGTACTGTTTCTCGATGTCTAGTAACTATAACTCGCGCCCGAGGGCAGCGGAAGTAATCGTGGATGGCAAAGACTTTCACGTGATAAGAAAACGCGAAACCCTCGAAGACATTGTGCGAAACGAAGTAATACCTGCAAAGCTATTCAAGGGCGCAAAGGCAAGGAAAGGAAAATAACGCATCATGACGCTAAGATTCACAAAGATGCACGGCCTGGGTAACGACTTCATCGTGCTGGACTTGAGAAAAAAAGATTTAAAGAGCCTGCCCGCTCTCATGAAAAAGCTCGGGCACAGGAACTTCGGCATTGGCTTTGACCAGGCGCTCGTGCTTAAAAACTCGAAAAAAGCCGACTTTAGGATGGACATCTATAACAGCGACGGCAGCCGTGTTGAGATGTGCGGAAATGGCATCAGGTGCCTCGCAAACTACATATGGGAAACAGGGCTTAGCAAAAAGCCGGTTCTCGAAATAGAAACCCTTGCCGGCATTATCAGGCCAAGGAAGGCAGGAAAGCTCGTTACCGTTGACATGGGAGAGCCAATACTCGAAGGCAAACTCATACCGACAACCGCCTCCGGCCATATAAAGAAAAGGCCGCTTAAGGCGCTGGACAGGACATTTTCAATTACATGCGTATCAATGGGCAACCCGCACTGCGTAATACCGGTAAAGGACGTCGACTCATATCCGGTTACAAAGTACGGCCCGTTCCTCGAAACAAACAAGTTCTTCCCAAAACGTACGAATGTAGAATTTATAGAAATAACAAACCCCGCTCGCATAAAGATGCGCGTATGGGAAAGGGGCGCTGGCGAGACCATGGCCTGCGGCACAGGGGCGTGCGGCGCGGCAGTTGCGGCGAACCTCCTGGGGCTCGCAAAGCGGCGTGTCACAATGGAGCTAAAGGGCGGAAATCTGAACATACACTGGAACGAAAAAGACAACCGCGTGTACATGACAGGGCCTGCCGTAAAGGTGTTCGACGGCACGCTGGAACTTTAACGGATTTAAAGGTATAATTACCGGATACAAAAGGAGTGGCCTGAAATGTTCAAAGGATGCTTCACGGCAATAGTAACGCCGTTTAAAAACAACCGCGTTGACACCGACGCGCTCACTAACTTCATTCGCTTTCAGATAAAAAGCGGCATAGCAGGCATCGTTCCATGCGGCTCAACGGGCGAGGCTGCGACACTAACCTATGAAGAACACTACCGCGTCATCAACATCTCGCTCGAGGCTGCGAACGCAAAGATCCCGGTAATCGCCGGCACAGGCTCGAACTCGACAGCCGAGACCATAACACTTACAAAATACGCAGAAAGGGCCGGAGCGGACGCAGCGCTTCTCTCTACCCCCTACTATAACAAGCCAACGCAGCGCGGTCTCTATGAACACTACAAGGCGGTAGCAGAAGCGGTCACCATACCGCTTATCCTTTATAACGTGCCCGGAAGGACCGGGGTAAACATGCTTCCGGAGACGGTTGCGAGGCTTTCGGAACTTAAAAACATCGTCGGCATAAAAGAGGCCACCGGAAACCTCGAGCAGATAAGCAACGTAATCGAGTTCTCGAAAAAGGACTTTATCGTGCTCTCCGGCGACGACGCAACGACTCTGCCGCTTCTCTCAATTGGCGGGCACGGCACGATATCGGTCACATCGAATGTCGCGCCAGGGGACATGGTCGCGCTTTGTAGCCTGTTTTGCAGGGGCAAGATGGCGGAGGCAAGAAAGCTGCACTATAAGCTTCAGCAGCTAAACCGCGTGATGTTCATCGAAACAAACCCCGTGCCCGTAAAAACAGCGCTTGCGCTTATGGGCTTGATGGGCCCGGAACTAAGGCTTCCGCTCGTGGGGCTCGAAGACGGGAATCTTAAGAAACTAAAGGCCGCTCTAAAGGCCTACGGGCTTTTGAAAGGCCGCGCGAGGTAATATAGAAATGGTAAAAATAGCGATAACCGGCGCTGCCGGAAGAATGGGCAAGGCCCTTGTAGCCGCAGTAACGCAAAACAACAGCGCAAAACTCGCGGGCGCGCTCGAAAAAGAAGGGCACGCTGCCGTTGGTAAAGACAGCGGCGAAGCAGCCGGAATAGAGGCAACGGGCGTAAAGATAACCGATTCGCCGGAAAAGGCGTTCAAGGACGCTGACATTATAATAGACTTTAGCGCTCCTGAGCCGACGCTACGCCACCTGGAAATTGTATCGAGCCTCAAAAAAGGCATCGTAATCGGCACTACCGGGTTTTCACGCCATCACAAGGAGAAAATAGGCGAGGCTGCTGCTGCTACGCGCATCGTGCTCTCCCCGAACATGAGTATCGGCGTAAACGTGCTCTTTAAGCTCGTTGCCGATTCCGCGCGCGTGCTCGGGCTTGACTACGACATCGAGATAGTCGAGAGCCACCACCGCCACAAGGTGGACGCGCCCTCGGGCACGGCGATGCGTCTTGCCGAGGTCGCTGCCGAAGCGCTAAAGAGAAACCTGGAAGAAGTTGCGGTCTACGGAAGAAAAGGCATCATAGGAGAAAGGAAACCCGAAGAGATAGGGATTCAAACGGTTCGCGGCGGCGACATAGTCGGAGACCATACGGTCATGTTCGCCGGAACCGGAGAGAGAATAGAACTAATCCACAGGGCGCACACAAGGTCAACGTTCGCCTCCGGAGCCGTACGCGCTGCCATCTGGCTAAACAACAAGGCAAACGGACTCTACGACATGCAGGATGTGCTGGGACTCAAGTAAAGAAACCTGTCTTAAAAATCGCTAACACCATAAGGAGGTTATTACCGTGCTTAAAAGAATTCTTTTTGCGTTTACCCTGACCCTGATGCTCACAGCTTATTCTTCCCTGGCCCACGCCCTGACAACCGGCGCTCCGGATGTCGCCGAATGCGGCGCGTGCCACAAACTCAACATCGACGAGGCGGCAAGCCTCCTGGCCGTAGAAAAATTCAACGCCAAGGTCGTATCGGTAAAACCGGCGCAGATACTCGGGCTCTGGGAAGTAACCCTTGAACAGACCAATCCCCAGGACGCCTCGGTGCGCACAG is a genomic window of Deltaproteobacteria bacterium containing:
- a CDS encoding deoxyhypusine synthase family protein; the encoded protein is MKFKPLDLKKIRTYSVKKRRSKVSLSKKAAIYKGGCSFKEFLCTLPGILAASDLKAVVAAMARAHRDKRTIALGMGAHVIKTGLSPLIIELMERGIVNAVATNGACIIHDFELAYLGQTSEDVDKELRSGMFGMARETGELLNNAIGRGVKKGYGLGKAVGEFILNSKFPNKDVSIFAAAERLNVPITVHVALGTDIIHAHPSMNGSLTGEGSMRDFKIFSSVVQALSKGVFLNIGSAVLIPEVFLKALTLSRNIGGGEKAVKDFTTVDMDFVRHYRPMMNVVKRPTAGSGKGYALIGHHEIMLPLLFAALIEELA
- the argH gene encoding argininosuccinate lyase, whose amino-acid sequence is MATKNKKLWAGRFKAATDKIAEELNASIAFDKRLFRQDIRGSIAHAMTLKKARVLTAKEASRIITGLKAVEAEIASGKFKPGAEYEDIHMAVEARLTQKIGPLGGKLHTGRSRNDQVALDIRMYLKDEIAEIQKLLTSLKQATYEVALKNADTVMPGYTHLQRAQPVLLAHHMLAYYEMFTRDSERLLDVFKRADSMPLGSGALAGSPYKLDRFYTARLLKFSRVTENSMDAVGDRDFIIEFLAAASIIMMHLSRLSEELIIWASNEFSFIELSDEYSTGSSIMPQKKNPDMAELARGKTGRVYGSLISVLTTMKALPLAYNKDMQEDKEPLFDAIDTLKAVLAVFTPMIKKMRVNKAAMRKATAAGFLTATDAADYLVKRGLPFRNAHEVAGKIVAYCIEKDKTLEDLTMDEWKKFSPLFSASIKDAVKAESSLTSRVIYGGTGYNAVKKRLTEVKKKLKKG
- the lysA gene encoding diaminopimelate decarboxylase, producing MHHFEYKGQKLHAEGVALDKIATKTGTPVFVYSLKTLRRHINAFSEAFSSAPHIICYSVKANSNIAILKTFAREGSGFDIVSAGELYRVVKAGGDSKKVVFSGVGKKVDEIEFAIKKNILMFNAESPEELAAINAVAKRLKKKVAVAIRINPDVNPKTHPYISTGLKKNKFGIETEEAIKQYAYAKSNYKNLDMAGVDCHIGSQITELTPFGDALEKVKDVINRLRKTGTNIRYLDMGGGLGITYKDEAAPHPSNYGTEILKRTAGLGVTLIFEPGRNIVGNAGVLVTRVVYTKQGSLKKFVISDAAMNDLPRPSLYGSYHAIKPVDLRKSAPDEVVDVVGPICESGDFFAHDREISKVTSGELLALMSAGAYCFSMSSNYNSRPRAAEVIVDGKDFHVIRKRETLEDIVRNEVIPAKLFKGAKARKGK
- the dapF gene encoding diaminopimelate epimerase codes for the protein MTLRFTKMHGLGNDFIVLDLRKKDLKSLPALMKKLGHRNFGIGFDQALVLKNSKKADFRMDIYNSDGSRVEMCGNGIRCLANYIWETGLSKKPVLEIETLAGIIRPRKAGKLVTVDMGEPILEGKLIPTTASGHIKKRPLKALDRTFSITCVSMGNPHCVIPVKDVDSYPVTKYGPFLETNKFFPKRTNVEFIEITNPARIKMRVWERGAGETMACGTGACGAAVAANLLGLAKRRVTMELKGGNLNIHWNEKDNRVYMTGPAVKVFDGTLEL
- the dapA gene encoding 4-hydroxy-tetrahydrodipicolinate synthase, with protein sequence MFKGCFTAIVTPFKNNRVDTDALTNFIRFQIKSGIAGIVPCGSTGEAATLTYEEHYRVINISLEAANAKIPVIAGTGSNSTAETITLTKYAERAGADAALLSTPYYNKPTQRGLYEHYKAVAEAVTIPLILYNVPGRTGVNMLPETVARLSELKNIVGIKEATGNLEQISNVIEFSKKDFIVLSGDDATTLPLLSIGGHGTISVTSNVAPGDMVALCSLFCRGKMAEARKLHYKLQQLNRVMFIETNPVPVKTALALMGLMGPELRLPLVGLEDGNLKKLKAALKAYGLLKGRAR
- the dapB gene encoding 4-hydroxy-tetrahydrodipicolinate reductase, encoding MVKIAITGAAGRMGKALVAAVTQNNSAKLAGALEKEGHAAVGKDSGEAAGIEATGVKITDSPEKAFKDADIIIDFSAPEPTLRHLEIVSSLKKGIVIGTTGFSRHHKEKIGEAAAATRIVLSPNMSIGVNVLFKLVADSARVLGLDYDIEIVESHHRHKVDAPSGTAMRLAEVAAEALKRNLEEVAVYGRKGIIGERKPEEIGIQTVRGGDIVGDHTVMFAGTGERIELIHRAHTRSTFASGAVRAAIWLNNKANGLYDMQDVLGLK